The region GTTTTTTCTTACTACTTTGATATTCTCTTTATTTATATTTAAATAACACTCTTTTTGATTATTATCAAAATCTCCTTGAGTTGTTTTTACTAAAAGTTCTACATTTTCAAACTCCTCTAAAACAACTTCTATCTCATAATAATCTCCACAAAAAGATATATCTTGAATAGTAGCTTTTATTTTAGAAGGGCTTGAACTTACTTCAATTTTATCAACTGAAATAATTGCAACATTTTCCTTATCAATTTCTATTCCATATGATTTAACCAAACTTTCTGGAAGTTTGTTAATCTTATTTAAAAAGTTAGCAACATACAATGAACTAGGACTATTAAAAAGCTCTTGAGGAGTACCAAATTGTTCTATTTTTTTATCATTAATAATAGCAATTCTATCTGACATACTTAAGGCTTCTTTTTGATCGTGTGTAACTAAAATCGCACTAAGCCCCATATCTTTAATAAGTTTTTTTAACCATGTTTTTGTTTTATTTCTAAGAATTGAGTCAAGATTTGAAAAGGGTTCATCAAGTAGGATTACTTTAGGTTCATAAGCTAATACTCTTGCTATAGATACCCTTTGTTGTTGTCCCCCACTTAATTCATGAATTTGTTTATTTCTATGCTCAACCAAATCAAACTGTTTTAAAAGTTTATCTACTCTTTTTTGTTTTTCAATATTATCTAGTTTATAAAGTGCAAACTCTATATTATCTTTTACATTTAAATGGGGGAATAATGCATAATCTTGGAAAATATACCCAATATCTTTGTGACAATGTTTTTTCCCATCTTTTATAAGACAGTGATTATTTATAAAAATATCTCCCTTATATTCATCTTGTAAAGATGCTATACTTCTTAAAATTGTACTTTTCCCACAACCACTAGGACCTAAAATTGTAACTATCTCCCCTTGAACTACATCAAAAGAGATATTTTCTAAAATCTTTGTATCTCCAAAAGAGATAGAAAAATCCTTTACACTTATACCAATCATCTTAATCCTTGACCATTTTTTTTGCTAAAACTAAAACTGAAACAATACCTAATAAAACAATAAACATTGCCGGTACACTTGATTCTATTATTTGTGCTTGAGTTACAAGTTCATGGGATAAAACAGGCAACGTATCAAAATTAAAAGGTCTTAATATCATTGTTAAGGGTAACTCTTTCATTGTTTCTATAAAAACTATAATAAAGCTTGCCATCATTGAACCTTTTACAAGGGGTAAAATCACTTTAAAAAAAGTTTGAAATGAACCTATTTGCATTGTTTTACAAGCATCATCATAGGTTTGTGGAATTTTTGAAAATCCAGATTCATAGTTATTAATAGAAACAGCAATAAATCTTACTACATATCCAAATACAATTGCAATTACACTTCCACTAATTAAAATATCAAAGCTTTTATCTATAATACTAAAAAAACTTAATACCCCAACTGCAACAACAGCACCTGGTATAGAATAACCCAATTTAGAGATTTGAAGTAGGTTTTCTGCTATTTTATTTTTATGCAATCTTACATTATATGTAATTACAAAAGCTAAAAGAGTAATAAGAATTGAACTAAAAACACCTAAAGATAAAGTTTGTAAAAGTATTCTTAAAAAATCTTCATCTATTATCTCCTCATATGAGATATAAAACCAAAAACTCATCTGTGAAAAAGGTAATAAGAATCCAAAGAAAAAAGGGATAAAACAGGCAATAAAAGCTAAAAAAGCTTTTGTCCCTGTAAGTTTCTCTTTTATAATTGGTTTAAAATCTTTACCACTACTTTTATATCTTTTATTTCTTCTTTGAAATCGCTCACAAAAAATCAATACAAAAATAAAAATCATTAACATTGAGGCTAATTTTGAAGCATCTTCAACACTTCCCATCCCAAGCCAAGTTCTAAAAATACCCGTTACAAAAGTTGAAACTCCATAATAATCCATCACACCATAATCGGCAACTGCTTCCATGACAGCTAATATAACTCCAGCCACAATAGCAGGTCTTGAAATAGGAATTATTACCTTATAAAAAATTTGAAAATTTGTTAAGCCCATTGTTTTTGAAGCATCAATTATAGAAGAGGACTCAGATTTTAAATATGTTTTTGAGATAAGATATACATAAGGGTATAAAACTAATGACATAACAAGTATTGCCCCTTCAATGGACATAATATCAAAGAAATAAACCTCATTTAAAGTTTTTCCTAAAAGGTTAAGTATAAAAGTTGTTACAGTACCTGTAATATCAAACATTCCCCCATATATATAAGACATTATATAAGTTGGAATAGCAAAAGGTAAAATTAAACCATAATGGAAAAACTTTGAACCTGTAAATTGAAAAAAAGTTGTTATATATGCTGTTGTAAATCCTAAAATTGAAGTTAGAAATGCCACACCAAGCATTATATATAAAGAGTTAAATATATAATCAAAAAGTACTGTATCGACTAGATGTTGCCAATTTTCACTTGGTGCGAAAACATTTGCAATTAAGATTAATCCAGGAATAGAGATAAGTAGTGTAAGCAATACACTACTTATGGTTAGTTTATTAAATATATTCAAGATTTATTTTATCTCCACCCTGCTTCATCAAAAATTCTAACTGCTTTAGCGTTATATTTTCCAAGTGTATTTATAGAGATTGTATCATCTTTAAACTCTCCCCATGAAGCAACTACAGGATTCTTTTTCATACCTTTTACAACTGGATATTCAAAATTGCCATTTGCAAAAATCTCTTGGGCTTCAGGGCTTGCTAAAAACTCTATAAATTTAATTGCATTCTCTTTATTTGGAGCATATTTAGCAACCCCAGCACCACTTACATTTATGTGAGTACCACCATTTTCAAATTTAGGAAATATGATTTTTACATTTTTTACAGCTTCAGATTCTGACAAATCTTTATTTCCTATCATTTTACCTACATAATATGTATTTGCAATTCCTATTTTTCCAATACCATTTGCAACCGCTTTTACTTGATATCTATCATTACCTTTAGGTCTTCTAGCTAGATTTTCAACCACGCCCTTTGCCCATTTTAAAGCATACTCTTCCCCATGATGTGCTATAACTGCAGCTAACATCGATTGGTTATATATATGATTTGATGATCTTACCATAATCATTTTTTTATATTCTGATTTTATTAAATCTTCATAAGTTTTTAAATTTTCATCTAAATTGCTATCTTTTGGAATAACAAAAGCTCTAACTCTTTTTGTAAGTGCAAACCATTGATTATCTTCATCTCTAAGTTTTGCTGGAATATTTTCTATTAAATATTTTGAATCAATTGCTTGCAATAATCCTTTTGATTTTGCCTGATATAATCTTCCTGCATCTACAGTAATAAGTACATCTGCTGGAGATTTTTCACCCTCACTTGATAATCTTTTAATTAATGCATTTGCATCTGCTTTTACTACATTTACTTCTATCCCAGTTTTTTCTTCAAACATTTTAAATAATTGTTTATCTGTATCATAATGTCTGTGGGAATATACATTAACTTCTGATGATAGTAATACTGAAGTTGATAATAATATTGTAGCTAATAAAATCTTCTTTATCATAAATATCCTTTTTATCAATAATAATTATTGAAATTGTAATTAAATATAGCTTAATTGCCTCTTATAATAAGAACGATTATCATAATAATTAATAAATATAAAAAAAGGGAATAGAAAAACTATTCCCTTTTAAGTTCTAAATTTCATAATTAGAATGCTTCTATTTCCATCCTGCTAAATCAAATATTTTTACTGCTTTTGCATTATTTTTACCCAATGTGTTTATTGAGATATTATCTTCTTGGAAATCTCCCCATGAAGAAACTAATTCAGATGTTTTCACACCTTTTAATACTGGATATTCAAAGTTTCCTTCTGCAAAAAGTTTTTGTGCTTCTTCTGATGCCATATATTCTAAAAATTTAATTGCATTTTCTTTATTTGGAGCAGTTTTAATAACACCAGCACCAGAAATATTTATATGTGTACCACCATTTTCAAACTTTGGAAAGAATATTTTTACTTTCTTTACAGCTTGAGCTTCTGATTTATCTTTATTATCAACCATTTTACCAATATAATAAGTGTTTGCAATAGCAATTTTCCCTACTCCATTTGCAATTGCTTTTACTTGGTATCTATCATTACCTTTTGGTTGCATTGCCATATTTGCAACTACACCTTTTGCCCATTTCAATGCATACTCTTCCCCATGATGAGCAATAATTGCAGCTAATAAAGATTGATTATAAGCATTATTAGACGATCTAACCATAATCATACCATTAAATTTTGGATTTGCTAAATCCTCATAAGTTGATAACTCATTTTCTATGCCCGTTCCAATTTTATATACTGTTACTCTTGATCTTTTTGTTAATCCAAACCATTGCTTATCCTCATCTCTTAATTCACTTGGAATATTATTCATTAAGACATCTGAATTAATAGTTTGAAAAAGACCTTCACTTTTTGCTTTGTATAATCTTGCTGCATCTGCCGTAATTAATATATCAGCAGGAGACTTTTCACCCTCATTTTTTATTCTATTAATTAAAGCAGAAGCTTTTGCTTTAACAACATTTACTTTTATTCCTGTTTTCTCTTCAAACATTTTAAACAATTTTTTGTCAGTATCATAATGTCTTGTAGAATAAATATTAACCTCACTTGCACCTATTAACGAACTTGTTAAAACTAAACTAGATAAAACTAATTTTTTAAACATACATATCCTTTTTTTTAAGTGGGGAAATTATAATTTAAATTTATTAAATTAATCTTAATAATGATTATCATTAAATATATTTTATTTTACATAAAAAAAGGGAGATAGATAACTATCTCCCTTTTTCCTATTTTAAAAAAACTAAATTATTTAATGTATGCTGCGTCAGTTACATTTTGAGTATTAACGATATATGGAACTAGTGCCATATGTCTTGCTCTTTTAATTGCTTTTTCTACCATCTCTTGTGAGTTTTTAGAGTTACCTGTAAGTCTTCTAGGCATAATTTTACCTCTTTCACTCATAGATATTTTTAGTAAATCTACATTTTTGTAATCGATGAAATCAATTTTCATCTCAGTATATTTACAATATTTTTTTCCGTATTTTCTTCTTTCTGCCATTTTTAATCCTTATATTCTAGAAAGGTATTTCATCATCATCAATATTGATTTCAGGTATTCTTTGCTCAGGCATTTGTTGTGAACCTGAGTTATTCATACCACCATAATTATTTTGACCCATATTATTTTGTTGAGGAGCTTGTTGTTGATTATTGTATTGTGAACCTTGAGGGTTATAACTATTTTGTTGGTTGTAAGAACCTTGGCTATCCGACATGTTTTGTGAATCTGCTTTTGTATCTAACATCTTCATAGTATCGACTCTAAGAGCATGTTTACTTCTGTTAGAACCATCTTGAGCAGTCCATTGTTCAAATACTAATCTTCCTTCTAATAAAACTTTCGAACCTTTTCTTAAGTATTGGTTAGCAACTTCAGCACTTCTTCCAAAAATATTAAAATCTAAAAAACAAACTTCTTCTTTTTGCTCTCCAGTATTTGTCTTATATCTATGACTTGTAGCTATTGCTGACTTAGCTAAAGCTGATCCATTTGGCATATATCTAAGCTCAATATCTCTTGTTAAGTTTCCTACCATTACTACTTTATTATACATAAGATGTCCTATAAAATTTTAATTAGTTAGCTTTTTTAGCTGCCTCATCGCTCATTTTTGTCCATGCAGCGATCTCTTTTTTACTTTCATATTTAATGAAAATAAATCTCATAATATTTTCGTTGATTCTGTAGTTTCTTTCTATTTCTAAGATTCCTTCAGTTGAACCCTTGAAGTAAATTACGAAATAGTAACCTCTTTTGTTTTTTTCAATTTCATAAGCTAGTTGTCTTGTTCCCATGTCGTCACAAGATGAAATTTCACCACCATTTTTTTCGATTGTAGCTTTAACTAAATCGATTTGAGCCTTAGTTTCCTCTTCAGTAAGAGTTGGCTTTAAAATAAACATTGTTTCATAATGTTTGATTCTTGACATTAATTCTCCTTATAGATTGTGCCGGTATCTTTACAAATATCAGCAAGGTTTTTGTAAAGTCTGTGATTTTATCTAATTAAAACTGAAATTTTCCT is a window of Halarcobacter sp. DNA encoding:
- a CDS encoding ABC transporter ATP-binding protein encodes the protein MIGISVKDFSISFGDTKILENISFDVVQGEIVTILGPSGCGKSTILRSIASLQDEYKGDIFINNHCLIKDGKKHCHKDIGYIFQDYALFPHLNVKDNIEFALYKLDNIEKQKRVDKLLKQFDLVEHRNKQIHELSGGQQQRVSIARVLAYEPKVILLDEPFSNLDSILRNKTKTWLKKLIKDMGLSAILVTHDQKEALSMSDRIAIINDKKIEQFGTPQELFNSPSSLYVANFLNKINKLPESLVKSYGIEIDKENVAIISVDKIEVSSSPSKIKATIQDISFCGDYYEIEVVLEEFENVELLVKTTQGDFDNNQKECYLNINKENIKVVRKN
- a CDS encoding iron ABC transporter permease; its protein translation is MNIFNKLTISSVLLTLLISIPGLILIANVFAPSENWQHLVDTVLFDYIFNSLYIMLGVAFLTSILGFTTAYITTFFQFTGSKFFHYGLILPFAIPTYIMSYIYGGMFDITGTVTTFILNLLGKTLNEVYFFDIMSIEGAILVMSLVLYPYVYLISKTYLKSESSSIIDASKTMGLTNFQIFYKVIIPISRPAIVAGVILAVMEAVADYGVMDYYGVSTFVTGIFRTWLGMGSVEDASKLASMLMIFIFVLIFCERFQRRNKRYKSSGKDFKPIIKEKLTGTKAFLAFIACFIPFFFGFLLPFSQMSFWFYISYEEIIDEDFLRILLQTLSLGVFSSILITLLAFVITYNVRLHKNKIAENLLQISKLGYSIPGAVVAVGVLSFFSIIDKSFDILISGSVIAIVFGYVVRFIAVSINNYESGFSKIPQTYDDACKTMQIGSFQTFFKVILPLVKGSMMASFIIVFIETMKELPLTMILRPFNFDTLPVLSHELVTQAQIIESSVPAMFIVLLGIVSVLVLAKKMVKD
- a CDS encoding Fe(3+) ABC transporter substrate-binding protein yields the protein MIKKILLATILLSTSVLLSSEVNVYSHRHYDTDKQLFKMFEEKTGIEVNVVKADANALIKRLSSEGEKSPADVLITVDAGRLYQAKSKGLLQAIDSKYLIENIPAKLRDEDNQWFALTKRVRAFVIPKDSNLDENLKTYEDLIKSEYKKMIMVRSSNHIYNQSMLAAVIAHHGEEYALKWAKGVVENLARRPKGNDRYQVKAVANGIGKIGIANTYYVGKMIGNKDLSESEAVKNVKIIFPKFENGGTHINVSGAGVAKYAPNKENAIKFIEFLASPEAQEIFANGNFEYPVVKGMKKNPVVASWGEFKDDTISINTLGKYNAKAVRIFDEAGWR
- a CDS encoding Fe(3+) ABC transporter substrate-binding protein, translating into MFKKLVLSSLVLTSSLIGASEVNIYSTRHYDTDKKLFKMFEEKTGIKVNVVKAKASALINRIKNEGEKSPADILITADAARLYKAKSEGLFQTINSDVLMNNIPSELRDEDKQWFGLTKRSRVTVYKIGTGIENELSTYEDLANPKFNGMIMVRSSNNAYNQSLLAAIIAHHGEEYALKWAKGVVANMAMQPKGNDRYQVKAIANGVGKIAIANTYYIGKMVDNKDKSEAQAVKKVKIFFPKFENGGTHINISGAGVIKTAPNKENAIKFLEYMASEEAQKLFAEGNFEYPVLKGVKTSELVSSWGDFQEDNISINTLGKNNAKAVKIFDLAGWK
- the rpsR gene encoding 30S ribosomal protein S18, producing the protein MAERRKYGKKYCKYTEMKIDFIDYKNVDLLKISMSERGKIMPRRLTGNSKNSQEMVEKAIKRARHMALVPYIVNTQNVTDAAYIK
- a CDS encoding single-stranded DNA-binding protein; amino-acid sequence: MYNKVVMVGNLTRDIELRYMPNGSALAKSAIATSHRYKTNTGEQKEEVCFLDFNIFGRSAEVANQYLRKGSKVLLEGRLVFEQWTAQDGSNRSKHALRVDTMKMLDTKADSQNMSDSQGSYNQQNSYNPQGSQYNNQQQAPQQNNMGQNNYGGMNNSGSQQMPEQRIPEINIDDDEIPF
- the rpsF gene encoding 30S ribosomal protein S6 codes for the protein MSRIKHYETMFILKPTLTEEETKAQIDLVKATIEKNGGEISSCDDMGTRQLAYEIEKNKRGYYFVIYFKGSTEGILEIERNYRINENIMRFIFIKYESKKEIAAWTKMSDEAAKKAN